The Gracilibacillus caseinilyticus genome segment AAAATCCAATTCCTTTGAATGAATAATTTCCATCAAAAAGTTCCCACATGATTAATGTGTAAAAAATGACAAAAAGCAATGAAATACTGTTATTAGTGAACATGATGGAGTTAGAACTCTTTTGTTTAGACAGCGTTTTTTTTATAAATATATTTGTTAATGCAAAGAAGAATGTATATAAAAGAGCGAAAAGACTACCAATTAAATTATTCGTGTAATCCCCCCCAGTATCAACAAACAGAAAAGTACCAAGAATAGCAAAAGTAATGAAAAACAATTCTTTTCTAGAAAACTTTTCATTCAAAAAAAATACGGATAAAATTACAGCAAACACCGTATAGAATCTTCCTAGAAAACCAATTTCCACTGGCGAAAGTAAATCAATACTTAGAAATAGAAAAATGATTCCTAAAGAGTTAAATACAGCTAACAGTATAATATTTTTTTCAAAATAAAATTTTACATAATTCTTCGTAAATAGTCCTAATAATACAGAGGCAGTTATAATTGTTAGTACATTTATTAACGCTGCTTTAGAAGGGGAAATTTGCAGCAGTCCAAACTTCGACAATAGAGGTCCTACCCCTAACATTAAAACGGAAAGCATATTATAGAGATGTCCTTTTTGAATATCACTCATTATTTTCACCATCCAATCATTTTTTGCTATTTAATGGTCAAATTAGATACTTTGATTACATATATTGATTATATTTGATAAAAGGAGAATAAAAAGTGTAAATTAATAATAATTATTTCACCTTTTAAATCGGAGGTCTTCCAATGAGGTTAATCGAATATTATATTAGACTTTTTATTAGATTTGCTGAAATCAAGAGAGATAGTCCAACGAGTGTAACAAGACATGCTATTAGCAAAGAGTTAGCTTGTTCGGAGCGGAATGTTATTCATATCCTAAATAAAATGGAAGCTGAAAAGTGGATTAAGGTTATTAGAGGAAAAGGAAGAGGAAATACAACAAATATCACTTTTTTTAAAACGCTGGAAGAAATGTTTGAGAAGCATGAAAAGTATTCTTCAAAAACAGAAGATATTGAACGACTCATTTCTATACTAGAGCATGATACTCAATTAAATGAAAGTCATCAACTGATCAATACATGTATTAATCAGCTTTTTGGTACTTATTCTAAGTTATCCCGTAATGTTGAAGACGAAAGTGAGTATTTAAAAATACCATATTTTCGGTCTCTTTACTCTTTAGACCCCTCACAAGTGGAAAGGCAAACAGAAAGACATTTAGTAAAGCAAATGTTTAATACGTTAGTAACATATAACGAAGAAAAAGAGGAAATAGAACCAAGTCTTTCTCATCTTTGGGAGATAGATCGTGATGGAAAGACATTCACGTTTTATATAAGAAAGGGTGTTTCGTTTCATCATTCAAAACGTCTTGAAGCAGAGGATGTTAGATTTACTTTTGAAAGATTAAAGAAAACGCCATCTAATTGGATCGTTAAAGACTTGGATACGATTAAATGTTTCGGGAAGTACGTGGTACAATTTACATTTACCAAGAGCTCTTTTCACTGGCTTCTTCTTATTACTTCACCGAAATGTTCAATTGTACCTAATAATTATGCTAACAAGTCAATTGATGAGTTTTCTAAATTCCCCATAGGGACAGGTCCTTACAGAATTAAAGAACACGAATCGAATTTTCTTAAACTCTCAGTCCATCATGAATATTTTCAAGAACGAGCACACATTGATGAGATTGATATTTTTATACTGCCATCTATCGAAAAGTATCTTAATATAAATGATGATATTAATCGGGATTCGATTTTTTACATTCCTTTTACAACCATGAAAGATAATAATAGTGAACTAGAATATATTGAAAGAAGAAGATTATCTGTAAAGTATCTCATGTGGAATATGAATAGAGAAAAAATACGAACGAATGAGGGCATGAGAAGAAAATTGTCAGCAATACTAAACAAAACGAAAATGGTAAACGATCTAGGTTATCCAAGGTATGAACATGCCAATTCCTTTATCAAACAACATTCTTCTTCTCAGGCTGGAAAGTATGGTCATGAACCTTATGATAATATCATAAAGGAACCACTAACCTTATTGACATATGACCTTTCACCACATAGAGAGGATGTAAAATGGATACAAAAAGAGTGTAATAAACACGGGATTAAAATTGAAACCAAACAGCTTCCTTT includes the following:
- a CDS encoding DMT family transporter, which produces MSDIQKGHLYNMLSVLMLGVGPLLSKFGLLQISPSKAALINVLTIITASVLLGLFTKNYVKFYFEKNIILLAVFNSLGIIFLFLSIDLLSPVEIGFLGRFYTVFAVILSVFFLNEKFSRKELFFITFAILGTFLFVDTGGDYTNNLIGSLFALLYTFFFALTNIFIKKTLSKQKSSNSIMFTNNSISLLFVIFYTLIMWELFDGNYSFKGIGFLVLSTLLGGFLGTLLLYEALKYLRFSIANVTRAFSPLLLAVISYPFFPIEITVKNTLGAIILIISILLLSMGDKKEKANGKITETSKNTQ
- a CDS encoding ABC transporter substrate-binding protein, with the protein product MRLIEYYIRLFIRFAEIKRDSPTSVTRHAISKELACSERNVIHILNKMEAEKWIKVIRGKGRGNTTNITFFKTLEEMFEKHEKYSSKTEDIERLISILEHDTQLNESHQLINTCINQLFGTYSKLSRNVEDESEYLKIPYFRSLYSLDPSQVERQTERHLVKQMFNTLVTYNEEKEEIEPSLSHLWEIDRDGKTFTFYIRKGVSFHHSKRLEAEDVRFTFERLKKTPSNWIVKDLDTIKCFGKYVVQFTFTKSSFHWLLLITSPKCSIVPNNYANKSIDEFSKFPIGTGPYRIKEHESNFLKLSVHHEYFQERAHIDEIDIFILPSIEKYLNINDDINRDSIFYIPFTTMKDNNSELEYIERRRLSVKYLMWNMNREKIRTNEGMRRKLSAILNKTKMVNDLGYPRYEHANSFIKQHSSSQAGKYGHEPYDNIIKEPLTLLTYDLSPHREDVKWIQKECNKHGIKIETKQLPFSAFIDNVKDADLVLSEFVTEESEEISLYNLVESQTGVIYNLIDQENKAIIQRNLDNVFQKEEMQNRIEELKKVDTLLCESCITIPLYWTFQKALYDKNLLGVSLSTIGLVPFKDLFYRKQLGSYHK